A region of Halosolutus amylolyticus DNA encodes the following proteins:
- a CDS encoding tyrosine-type recombinase/integrase — protein sequence MTDDSDAAPGPLAEISVVPEPSAEQLNERQVIDYRTEREHCLEWLLAFGKNPKRADGYAHSTVKNRASRMDQYYRWVWREESRYTTDLTHEHADAYLEYLARQETSNSHKSACRKALMMLYKWRHHKRGAEQWEPTITFSRSNQTTTPRDYLTREERSKIREAALEYGSVPNVDSVSGEKRERWKTYLAQRFEKPKSELTRDDWERANSWKIPTLTWTSLDAALRPIEVERARTSWVDIENGVLRIPREDAAKNSENWVVGLKDQTVEMLDRWLDQRRSIAKYDGTDALWLTRESNPYQSASLRSVLHRLCELADIDIEDRQMSWYTIRHSTGTYMVREEDLAAAQTQLRHRDPKSTMRYDQVPVEDRKDALERIG from the coding sequence ATGACCGACGATAGCGACGCCGCTCCCGGTCCGTTAGCGGAGATCTCGGTCGTCCCAGAACCCTCCGCTGAACAGCTGAACGAGCGACAGGTGATCGATTACCGGACCGAGCGCGAACACTGTCTCGAGTGGCTGCTGGCGTTCGGCAAGAACCCGAAACGCGCCGATGGGTACGCACACTCGACCGTGAAGAACCGAGCGAGCCGCATGGACCAGTACTACCGCTGGGTCTGGCGGGAAGAAAGCAGGTACACGACGGACCTCACGCACGAACACGCCGACGCGTACCTCGAGTACCTCGCACGGCAGGAGACGTCGAACTCGCACAAATCGGCGTGCCGAAAAGCGCTGATGATGCTGTACAAGTGGCGCCACCACAAGCGCGGTGCCGAGCAGTGGGAACCGACGATCACGTTCTCCAGGTCGAATCAGACGACCACGCCACGCGACTACCTGACGCGGGAAGAACGATCGAAGATCCGCGAGGCAGCACTCGAGTACGGGAGCGTCCCGAACGTCGACAGCGTCTCCGGTGAGAAACGCGAGCGATGGAAGACGTACCTCGCACAGCGCTTCGAGAAGCCGAAATCGGAGCTCACGCGGGACGACTGGGAGCGCGCGAACTCCTGGAAGATCCCGACGCTCACGTGGACGAGTCTCGACGCTGCGCTCCGCCCGATCGAGGTCGAGCGAGCGCGCACGTCGTGGGTCGACATCGAGAACGGCGTGCTCAGGATTCCACGCGAAGACGCCGCCAAGAACAGTGAGAACTGGGTCGTCGGGCTCAAAGACCAGACCGTCGAGATGTTGGACCGGTGGCTCGATCAGCGCCGGTCGATAGCGAAGTACGACGGGACGGACGCGCTGTGGTTGACGCGTGAGTCGAACCCGTACCAGTCAGCGTCGCTCCGGTCGGTGCTGCACCGGCTCTGCGAGCTCGCCGATATCGACATCGAAGATCGACAAATGAGCTGGTATACGATCCGGCACTCGACGGGGACGTACATGGTTCGGGAAGAGGATCTAGCCGCTGCACAGACGCAACTCCGCCACCGTGACCCGAAATCCACGATGCGATACGATCAGGTCCCGGTCGAAGACCGGAAAGACGCGCTCGAGCGAATAGGGTAG
- a CDS encoding DUF7344 domain-containing protein: protein MRETEGEPTSLAVEATPSLDLIFDILSNRHRREVLYHLNDRPDGVATVDELTDTVAAREHESGRADRDADEERNLIRTELQHVHLPKLEDAGIVEHDRRSETVRYWTQPSLEEWLEHAQHKERS, encoded by the coding sequence ATGCGTGAAACGGAGGGCGAGCCGACGTCACTCGCGGTCGAGGCGACGCCGTCGCTAGATCTGATCTTCGATATACTCTCGAACCGGCATCGGCGGGAAGTGCTGTACCATCTCAACGATCGGCCGGACGGCGTCGCCACGGTCGACGAACTGACGGACACGGTCGCCGCACGCGAGCACGAGTCCGGGAGGGCGGACCGCGACGCGGACGAGGAGCGCAACCTGATCCGGACGGAACTTCAGCACGTTCACCTACCGAAACTGGAAGACGCGGGGATCGTCGAACACGATCGCCGCAGCGAGACGGTTCGGTACTGGACCCAGCCGTCGCTCGAGGAGTGGCTCGAGCACGCACAGCACAAAGAACGGTCCTAG
- a CDS encoding site-specific integrase codes for MEKRVRVYLAPHEYETYLDHCERRTRLGSRIIGESSPRIGKTVELRRNDFFVPDDPNVNIAFVRLRETKDTTEGENALGGKTRISWVPWDLYEEVQQYCEDNGIGGDDKIFDITSKRLGDLIKEAAEATAIATGNEDYRHITSHDFRAFYATNMVRRLGVDIETVMEMGSWGSRKAIEPYLASPLPRDLQNDLARAGVLERDVPVPPQLDEFGEILARLEKIERALDLDRVVDDVRDLTTSEVRALKHHVEEAETKSDQREFEATRSLNEFVNSVTLIGAATVWSGLALDRTVTRITREYNAMNATTAALTPVAGSSAYTIGLLAVILPLMVMSGTIISLDVIAAATGGVLGSTQFEFQGSIEK; via the coding sequence ATGGAAAAACGGGTCCGCGTGTATCTGGCCCCGCATGAATACGAGACCTATTTGGACCACTGTGAGCGTCGAACGAGACTCGGTTCACGGATCATCGGTGAGTCGTCACCCCGAATCGGGAAAACGGTAGAACTCAGACGGAACGATTTCTTCGTTCCGGACGATCCGAATGTGAACATCGCGTTCGTAAGGTTACGTGAAACGAAAGACACCACCGAAGGAGAAAATGCACTCGGTGGAAAGACACGGATCTCGTGGGTCCCCTGGGACTTATACGAAGAAGTACAGCAGTACTGTGAGGACAATGGCATCGGGGGCGACGATAAGATCTTCGACATAACCAGTAAACGGTTAGGAGACCTAATCAAAGAAGCAGCTGAGGCCACAGCAATCGCGACAGGTAACGAAGACTACAGGCACATCACGTCCCACGACTTCCGGGCGTTCTACGCGACGAACATGGTGCGACGACTCGGCGTTGATATCGAGACGGTGATGGAGATGGGAAGTTGGGGGAGCCGGAAAGCGATCGAACCGTACCTTGCGAGCCCCTTGCCTCGGGATCTGCAGAACGATCTGGCACGCGCGGGGGTGCTGGAGCGAGATGTGCCTGTCCCGCCACAACTAGACGAGTTTGGAGAGATCTTGGCCCGGCTCGAAAAGATCGAACGCGCCCTTGATCTCGATCGAGTAGTTGACGACGTGAGAGACTTGACTACAAGCGAGGTACGTGCGCTGAAACACCACGTTGAGGAAGCGGAGACTAAGTCCGACCAGCGGGAGTTCGAAGCGACCCGATCGCTGAACGAGTTCGTGAATTCGGTTACGCTGATCGGCGCAGCTACGGTCTGGAGTGGACTAGCTCTAGACCGAACGGTGACTCGAATCACACGGGAGTACAACGCGATGAATGCGACGACGGCAGCGTTGACACCAGTCGCCGGCTCCAGTGCCTACACGATTGGTTTGCTGGCAGTCATCCTTCCGCTAATGGTCATGTCGGGCACGATCATTTCGCTCGACGTAATTGCAGCGGCGACGGGAGGCGTGCTCGGATCGACCCAGTTCGAATTCCAGGGCTCGATCGAGAAGTAA
- a CDS encoding DUF5827 family protein: MPVPKSEFDQLPPCDFYTPAELLESDQMYTVYEIARLLQGLDPDAEIDEGTEDILLDWAIPWIMTNADDLVVAEPRSDDEPGYYGLKE; this comes from the coding sequence ATGCCGGTTCCGAAATCCGAGTTCGACCAGTTGCCGCCGTGTGACTTCTACACGCCCGCGGAGTTGCTCGAGTCCGACCAGATGTACACGGTCTACGAGATCGCCCGCCTCCTGCAGGGGCTCGATCCCGACGCGGAGATCGACGAAGGGACCGAGGACATCCTGCTCGACTGGGCGATCCCCTGGATCATGACCAACGCCGACGACCTCGTGGTCGCCGAGCCGCGATCCGACGACGAACCCGGCTACTACGGCCTGAAAGAATGA
- a CDS encoding MBL fold metallo-hydrolase has translation MIANLAQGVQAFTSNVFLVPGDRTVLVDPGANFDVVPAIRSRVDDLNAVVLTHTHPDHVGNLGDVKAAFDVDAWGCDPSIDGVDHAIADEERVQLGDHEYVALHTPGHKDDHLCFYAADPGVLFAGDLVFQNGSFGRTDLEEGDRGTLIESIDRVLEWIDEDLAEMHTGHGPSVTNRPYDHVELSARMARQA, from the coding sequence ATGATCGCCAATCTCGCACAGGGAGTGCAGGCCTTCACGAGTAACGTCTTTCTCGTCCCCGGCGACCGAACCGTCCTCGTCGATCCGGGCGCGAACTTCGACGTCGTCCCGGCGATCCGATCGCGCGTCGACGACCTCAACGCGGTCGTGCTCACGCACACCCACCCGGATCACGTCGGGAATCTCGGGGACGTGAAGGCGGCGTTCGACGTCGACGCGTGGGGGTGCGATCCGTCGATCGACGGCGTCGACCACGCCATCGCGGACGAGGAGCGGGTCCAGCTGGGCGATCACGAGTACGTCGCGTTGCACACGCCCGGCCACAAGGACGATCATCTCTGTTTCTACGCGGCCGACCCCGGCGTGCTCTTCGCCGGCGATCTGGTCTTCCAGAACGGGAGCTTCGGCCGGACGGATCTCGAGGAGGGCGATCGCGGGACGCTGATCGAGAGCATCGATCGGGTCCTCGAGTGGATCGACGAGGACCTCGCGGAGATGCACACCGGTCACGGGCCGAGCGTGACCAACCGGCCGTACGACCACGTCGAACTGTCGGCCCGGATGGCGCGCCAGGCGTAG
- the sod gene encoding superoxide dismutase: MTDHELPPLPYDYDALEPALSEQVLTWHHDTHHQGYVNGLNSAEETLAENRESGDFGSTPGALSNVTHNGCGHYLHTLFWENMSPDGGGEPEGDLADRIEEDFGSYEGWKGEFEAAAGAAGGWALLVYDPVAKQLRNIAVDKHDQGALWGSHPVLALDVWEHSYYYDYGPDRGSFIDAFFDVVNWEKAEEEYQKCLDHFE, from the coding sequence ATGACTGATCACGAACTTCCACCACTACCGTACGATTACGACGCACTGGAACCGGCGCTTTCCGAGCAGGTGCTGACCTGGCACCACGACACGCACCACCAGGGGTACGTCAACGGCCTCAATTCGGCCGAGGAGACCCTCGCCGAGAACCGCGAATCGGGCGACTTCGGCTCGACGCCCGGCGCGCTCTCGAACGTCACCCACAACGGCTGTGGCCACTATCTCCACACGCTGTTCTGGGAGAACATGTCTCCCGACGGCGGCGGCGAACCCGAGGGCGACCTCGCCGACCGCATCGAGGAGGACTTCGGCTCCTACGAGGGCTGGAAGGGCGAGTTCGAGGCCGCTGCCGGTGCCGCCGGTGGCTGGGCGCTGCTGGTATACGACCCGGTCGCAAAGCAGCTGCGCAATATCGCGGTCGACAAGCACGACCAGGGCGCGCTCTGGGGCTCGCACCCGGTGCTCGCGCTGGACGTCTGGGAGCACTCCTACTACTACGACTACGGTCCGGACCGCGGGAGCTTCATCGACGCCTTCTTCGACGTCGTCAACTGGGAGAAGGCCGAAGAAGAGTACCAGAAGTGCCTCGACCACTTCGAGTAA
- a CDS encoding ATPase, with the protein MILLVVGADRVDAGKTTFSVGLLERTGAVGYKPRAGNDYWFDHDDCRSAIADGRLYGKDAARLASAEGRDRDPERLNPVHRLWRPSPNGGSGLLGRSDREFLVDRIGRAADDPTFVRNATVDLPDAVGDALPVADAIPVETVDELNAIVEREYVPAFETLAADVEGANVAVVESYSDIAQPLSSVDPASIAAVAAVEPGRARIYPGDRYCRACEITSSSPKDGTLEKRVPAVLDYLDPVDRVPLPPLPGDARSDPARIADAYAPAYDALLDAAKRV; encoded by the coding sequence ATGATCCTCCTCGTCGTCGGTGCCGATCGCGTCGACGCCGGCAAGACGACGTTCTCGGTCGGCCTGCTCGAACGAACCGGAGCGGTCGGCTACAAACCCCGCGCCGGCAACGACTACTGGTTCGACCACGACGACTGCCGGTCAGCGATCGCGGACGGCCGCCTCTACGGCAAGGACGCGGCCCGTCTCGCGAGCGCGGAAGGGCGCGATCGAGACCCCGAACGCCTCAACCCGGTCCACCGGCTGTGGCGACCCTCGCCGAACGGCGGCAGCGGTCTGCTCGGCCGCTCGGACCGCGAGTTCCTCGTCGATCGGATCGGTCGCGCAGCCGACGACCCGACGTTCGTCCGTAACGCCACCGTCGACCTGCCGGACGCGGTCGGCGACGCACTTCCGGTCGCGGACGCGATCCCCGTCGAGACGGTCGACGAACTCAACGCGATCGTCGAACGGGAGTACGTGCCGGCGTTCGAGACCCTCGCCGCCGACGTCGAGGGGGCGAACGTCGCGGTCGTCGAGTCCTACAGCGACATCGCCCAGCCGCTCTCGTCGGTCGATCCCGCGTCGATCGCCGCCGTCGCGGCCGTCGAACCCGGTCGCGCGCGAATCTACCCCGGCGATCGCTACTGTCGCGCCTGCGAGATCACCAGTTCGAGTCCGAAAGACGGGACGCTCGAGAAGCGCGTCCCGGCCGTGCTCGACTACCTGGACCCCGTCGATCGCGTCCCGTTACCGCCCCTTCCCGGCGACGCCAGATCGGATCCCGCGCGGATCGCGGACGCCTACGCGCCCGCCTACGACGCGTTGCTGGACGCCGCGAAGCGGGTCTAG
- a CDS encoding FAD-binding and (Fe-S)-binding domain-containing protein yields MAVEDSDSDDSGVDSRGVDSRGVGGSEIGHPDVTVEPGRSRSEAADREGPEAAASLARALDDACRGDVRFDEYTRVLYATDGSIYGAQPAGVVFPRDTDDVRAAVRVAADHGVPVLPRGAGSSLAGQAVGPGCVVLDCSRHMDEIRQIDPDGRRAIVQPGVVQDDLDDALEPYGLRFAPDPASSNRATIGGGIGNNSTGAHSVRYGITDAYVEECEVVLADGSLIRTRDVVLDSPEWDRIVSKDDREAAIYRTVRAIVEDNADEIEERYPDLKRCVSGYNLQKVIREDGESEAAGAASEDRAGEAREEGNRIINLSKLLVGAEGTLGVVVEATLSLVTRPEETALVVCCYDDLLEALAAVPGALALDASAVELMDSEVFRLAADSQEYAEYAEPIPDGTAAALMLEFDDEVVDDLPDAIDLATDELVDAGTAFESIEAFSPEKQDRLWKLRKAAIPLLMSMEGDPKPYPFVEDASVPPAELAEYVAGFQEILEDHDTTAAYFAHAGVGTLHIRPILNLKTDADVETMRSIADDVTDLVVEHNGAFSGEHGDGLARTEFNPKLYGPDLWAAFKELKSAFDPDWRMNPGKVVYREEDPTDIREHLRYGPDYASLEPRTTLDFDDDGGFSHLVELCNGCGTCRQTGSDVMCPTYRATEEEIATTRGRANLLRAAISGEIDPDELYSERFQSEVLDLCIGCKGCQSDCPTGVDLAKLKVEVKHQYHDREGVSARERLFANIDRLAAAGSVLAPVANRLPDLPGARTILERTAGIAPDRSLPTFRRESLVEWFRDRGPQVRAADATDRVVLFPDTDTNYSHPEVGKAAVRVLEAANVRVVVPDLGPTGRAAYSQGLLDRAAADARELLDDLSPYLEDGWSVCFVEPSDASMVVDEYRSLLGDDRVEALAANAYDVFEYLDLNRAEEDLPVDARTDRLTYHGHCHQKARRTDHHAVGVLRRAGYAVDPVDSGCCGMAGSFGYEADHYDLSRAIGSLLVDQLSDSDGETVVAPGTSCRTQIGDFEEYERPPHPIEVLARDLDR; encoded by the coding sequence ATGGCGGTCGAGGATAGCGACAGCGACGACAGTGGCGTCGACTCCCGGGGCGTCGACTCCCGGGGCGTCGGAGGCAGTGAGATCGGACACCCCGACGTGACGGTCGAACCGGGCAGGTCACGGAGCGAAGCGGCCGATCGGGAGGGACCCGAAGCGGCGGCCTCGCTGGCGCGTGCGCTGGACGACGCCTGTCGCGGCGACGTCCGGTTCGACGAGTACACGCGGGTCCTCTACGCGACCGACGGAAGCATCTACGGGGCACAGCCTGCCGGCGTCGTCTTTCCGCGGGATACGGACGACGTGCGAGCCGCGGTCCGGGTCGCGGCCGACCACGGCGTCCCGGTGTTGCCCCGCGGGGCGGGTTCCTCGCTGGCCGGTCAGGCCGTCGGACCCGGCTGCGTCGTCCTCGACTGCTCGCGACACATGGACGAGATCCGCCAGATCGACCCCGACGGGCGGCGAGCGATCGTCCAGCCGGGCGTCGTGCAGGACGACCTCGACGACGCGCTCGAACCGTACGGCCTTCGATTCGCCCCCGACCCAGCCTCCTCGAACCGGGCAACGATCGGCGGCGGCATCGGGAACAACTCGACGGGTGCCCACTCGGTCCGCTACGGGATCACCGACGCCTACGTCGAGGAGTGCGAGGTCGTCCTCGCGGACGGCTCGCTGATCCGGACCCGCGACGTCGTTCTCGACAGCCCGGAGTGGGACCGGATCGTCTCGAAGGACGATCGCGAGGCGGCGATCTACCGAACGGTCCGGGCGATCGTCGAGGACAACGCCGACGAGATCGAGGAGCGGTATCCGGATCTCAAGCGGTGCGTGAGCGGTTACAACTTGCAGAAGGTAATTCGAGAGGACGGGGAGAGCGAGGCGGCTGGCGCCGCCTCGGAAGACCGAGCGGGCGAAGCCCGCGAGGAGGGGAATCGGATCATCAACCTCTCGAAACTCCTCGTCGGGGCCGAGGGCACCCTCGGCGTCGTCGTCGAAGCGACGCTGTCGCTCGTGACTCGGCCCGAGGAGACCGCGCTGGTCGTCTGCTGTTACGACGACCTGCTCGAGGCCCTCGCGGCGGTCCCCGGGGCGCTCGCGCTCGACGCCAGCGCGGTCGAACTCATGGACAGCGAGGTGTTCCGTCTCGCGGCCGACTCGCAGGAGTACGCCGAGTACGCGGAGCCGATCCCCGACGGCACCGCCGCGGCGCTGATGCTCGAGTTCGACGACGAAGTCGTCGACGACCTCCCCGACGCGATCGATCTGGCGACGGACGAACTCGTCGACGCGGGGACGGCGTTCGAGTCGATCGAGGCGTTCAGTCCCGAGAAACAGGATCGACTCTGGAAGCTCCGGAAGGCCGCCATCCCCCTGCTGATGAGCATGGAGGGCGATCCGAAACCGTACCCCTTCGTCGAGGACGCCTCGGTCCCGCCCGCGGAACTGGCCGAGTACGTCGCGGGCTTCCAGGAGATACTCGAGGATCACGACACGACGGCCGCGTACTTCGCCCACGCCGGGGTCGGGACGCTCCACATCCGGCCCATCCTGAACCTGAAGACCGACGCGGACGTCGAGACGATGCGATCGATCGCCGACGACGTCACGGACCTCGTCGTAGAACACAACGGCGCGTTCTCCGGCGAACACGGGGACGGGCTGGCGCGGACAGAGTTCAATCCGAAGCTGTACGGCCCCGACCTCTGGGCGGCGTTCAAGGAACTCAAGTCGGCGTTCGACCCGGACTGGCGGATGAACCCCGGCAAGGTCGTCTACCGCGAGGAGGATCCCACCGACATCCGCGAGCACCTGCGGTACGGCCCCGACTACGCGTCGCTCGAGCCGCGGACGACGCTCGACTTCGATGACGACGGCGGCTTCTCCCACCTCGTGGAACTCTGTAACGGCTGTGGGACCTGTCGCCAGACCGGAAGCGACGTGATGTGTCCGACCTACCGGGCTACCGAGGAGGAGATCGCGACGACCCGCGGGCGGGCGAACCTCCTCCGGGCGGCGATCAGCGGCGAAATCGATCCCGACGAACTCTACAGCGAGCGGTTCCAGTCCGAGGTGCTCGACCTCTGTATCGGCTGCAAGGGCTGTCAGAGCGACTGCCCGACGGGGGTCGACCTCGCGAAACTCAAAGTCGAGGTGAAACACCAGTACCACGATCGCGAGGGCGTCAGCGCGCGGGAACGGCTGTTCGCGAACATCGATCGCCTCGCCGCTGCAGGGAGCGTGCTGGCCCCGGTCGCGAACCGACTGCCCGACCTGCCGGGCGCGCGGACGATCCTCGAGCGCACGGCGGGGATCGCTCCCGATCGATCGCTCCCGACCTTCCGGCGGGAGTCGCTGGTGGAGTGGTTCAGGGACCGGGGGCCGCAGGTGCGTGCCGCCGACGCGACCGATCGGGTCGTGCTCTTTCCAGATACGGACACGAACTACTCCCATCCGGAGGTGGGGAAAGCGGCCGTCAGGGTCCTCGAGGCCGCGAACGTTCGCGTCGTGGTTCCCGACCTCGGCCCGACCGGCCGGGCCGCCTACTCCCAGGGCTTGCTCGATCGGGCGGCGGCGGACGCCCGCGAGTTGCTCGACGACCTCTCCCCCTACCTGGAAGACGGCTGGTCGGTCTGTTTCGTCGAACCCTCCGACGCCTCGATGGTCGTCGACGAGTACCGCTCGTTGCTCGGGGACGATCGGGTCGAGGCGCTCGCGGCGAACGCCTACGACGTCTTCGAGTACCTCGACCTGAATCGGGCCGAGGAGGACCTCCCGGTAGACGCGCGGACCGATCGACTCACCTATCACGGGCACTGCCACCAGAAGGCCCGCCGGACCGACCACCACGCGGTCGGCGTGCTCCGGCGCGCCGGCTACGCGGTCGATCCGGTCGACTCGGGCTGTTGCGGGATGGCCGGCAGTTTCGGCTACGAGGCGGATCACTACGACCTCTCGCGGGCGATCGGCTCCCTGCTCGTCGACCAGCTTTCGGACAGCGACGGCGAGACCGTCGTCGCACCCGGTACCTCCTGTCGGACCCAGATCGGCGACTTCGAGGAGTACGAGCGGCCGCCCCACCCGATCGAGGTCCTCGCGAGGGATCTGGATCGGTGA
- a CDS encoding helix-turn-helix transcriptional regulator, with protein sequence MNRPGSVGLVVLAVVVAVAGIGGPLAVVGVTASVQEPTSATASLSSGASSSTGVAPAALQSDGINSATFDRTTFVVTVYENGSATWTHRHEMDLNESSDDREAFEAIIEDFESNDSGVTDLFESQARALAAKGSNTTGREMAARDFTATAYIDQETNLDPSREPEIGVVEQSFTWEGFADVDGGSVTAGDVFDGLIIDSDQSIVFRPGGDLVFESVAPDDAQYTSPELADADEVVWNGDREFLAGHPRVVYDDPDITGPDSDDPVSTVTGAASDLLWPLVVLAILAGIGGAVVWYRRSDRSDDEATAATTESLESAPPPDAAGDRSTAEAGDLDDADDGGLPEEELLTDEDRVVTLIRENGGRMKQVNIVEETGWSKSKVSMLLSDMEEEGTISKLRVGRENIISLQGFEPEATKSPFEE encoded by the coding sequence ATGAACCGGCCGGGCTCCGTGGGACTCGTCGTCCTCGCTGTGGTCGTCGCTGTCGCCGGCATCGGTGGACCGCTCGCGGTGGTCGGGGTAACGGCGTCGGTCCAGGAACCGACGAGCGCAACCGCATCGCTCTCCAGCGGCGCCTCGTCGTCGACCGGCGTTGCTCCGGCCGCGCTCCAGTCAGACGGTATCAACAGTGCCACCTTCGACAGGACCACGTTCGTCGTCACCGTCTACGAGAACGGTTCCGCGACGTGGACCCACCGCCACGAGATGGATCTCAACGAATCCAGCGACGACCGGGAGGCGTTCGAGGCGATCATCGAGGATTTCGAATCGAACGACTCCGGTGTGACCGATCTCTTCGAGAGCCAGGCACGCGCACTGGCGGCGAAAGGTTCCAATACCACGGGGCGGGAGATGGCGGCCCGCGATTTTACGGCGACCGCGTACATCGACCAGGAAACGAATCTGGACCCGAGTAGAGAGCCGGAGATCGGCGTCGTCGAACAGTCGTTCACCTGGGAGGGCTTCGCGGACGTCGACGGCGGGTCGGTGACTGCCGGTGACGTCTTCGATGGGCTCATCATCGACTCCGATCAGTCGATCGTGTTCCGGCCGGGCGGCGACCTCGTCTTCGAGTCCGTCGCGCCGGACGACGCGCAGTATACCTCCCCCGAACTGGCGGATGCCGACGAGGTGGTCTGGAACGGCGACCGCGAGTTCCTCGCCGGCCATCCCCGCGTCGTCTACGACGATCCCGACATCACCGGTCCCGATTCGGACGACCCCGTCTCGACGGTGACGGGCGCGGCCAGTGACCTCCTGTGGCCACTGGTCGTTCTCGCGATCCTGGCGGGGATCGGCGGTGCCGTCGTCTGGTATCGCCGATCCGATCGGTCCGACGACGAGGCGACCGCGGCAACCACCGAGTCGCTCGAATCGGCCCCACCGCCGGACGCCGCCGGGGATCGATCGACGGCGGAGGCCGGAGACCTCGACGACGCGGACGACGGTGGACTTCCCGAGGAGGAACTGCTCACCGACGAGGATCGCGTCGTCACACTCATCCGCGAGAACGGCGGCCGGATGAAACAGGTCAACATCGTCGAGGAGACCGGCTGGTCGAAGTCCAAGGTCAGTATGCTTCTGTCGGACATGGAAGAGGAGGGAACCATCAGTAAACTCCGCGTTGGCCGCGAGAACATCATCAGTCTCCAGGGATTCGAACCCGAGGCGACGAAGTCACCGTTCGAGGAGTGA
- a CDS encoding tyrosine-type recombinase/integrase: MSSERSHVEITGKMQEVAGKQAAQVQAAYDKFYDWMLREGKKPREGTPLQESTARNYVQRLDQAHRHVIRTLNPEDNATIRPEHADAYLELLRDDEIKKDDGDEYGNSAKRKFEETLLKYFQWRFYDGSLADEWEKPINFSDDTGEDAYRFTYAELGKLFEVTTSYGALPSYGDVSEAERDEYNTVIAQRLSIPKDELTQEDWLRADYTTKNRSLVMVGHDAGLTPKEVANAERSWYDPKRKILKIPTEKACKQRKKEEAALSDEAADALERWFELRQRLSVYDGTEKLWLNLNGTPYTSGSLCRLLRTLCEEAGIETEGKPIKWYSLRYTMGRNVTEEGELSEANDQLRHSTTKATKGYDKTPVEKLQKRVTATHEKAAAAAADPDYDPFDESIDHSQTATQRESVDITATVAADPITKTRGGNIHADVVIPDTTEARAKLARMLLSEETE; encoded by the coding sequence ATGAGTTCAGAACGCTCACACGTAGAAATAACCGGGAAGATGCAGGAGGTAGCTGGAAAACAGGCTGCCCAAGTCCAAGCAGCGTACGATAAGTTCTACGACTGGATGCTTCGAGAAGGGAAGAAACCACGTGAAGGGACCCCGTTACAGGAATCCACGGCGAGAAATTACGTTCAACGACTCGACCAGGCACACCGGCACGTAATTCGCACGCTCAACCCCGAAGACAACGCGACGATTCGACCCGAACACGCCGACGCGTACCTCGAGCTGCTCAGAGACGACGAAATCAAGAAAGATGATGGGGATGAGTACGGGAACTCGGCCAAACGGAAATTCGAAGAGACGCTGCTGAAATACTTCCAGTGGCGATTCTACGACGGGTCACTGGCCGACGAGTGGGAGAAACCGATCAACTTCTCAGACGACACCGGAGAGGATGCGTACCGGTTCACCTACGCGGAACTCGGGAAGCTATTCGAGGTGACCACGTCCTACGGGGCGCTCCCATCGTACGGTGACGTCTCCGAAGCCGAACGCGACGAATACAACACGGTCATCGCGCAGCGTCTCAGTATCCCCAAAGATGAACTCACACAGGAAGACTGGCTGCGCGCGGATTACACCACGAAGAATCGCTCACTCGTCATGGTCGGGCACGACGCTGGACTGACACCGAAAGAAGTCGCAAATGCGGAACGAAGCTGGTACGATCCGAAGCGCAAAATCCTGAAAATCCCCACGGAAAAAGCGTGCAAACAACGCAAGAAAGAAGAAGCCGCGCTCAGCGACGAGGCTGCTGACGCACTCGAGCGGTGGTTCGAACTCCGTCAACGCCTCTCAGTGTATGACGGCACGGAGAAACTCTGGCTGAACCTGAACGGGACCCCGTACACGTCGGGGAGTCTGTGTCGCCTGCTGAGAACGCTCTGCGAAGAGGCAGGCATCGAGACCGAGGGGAAACCGATCAAGTGGTACAGTTTACGCTACACGATGGGGAGGAACGTAACCGAGGAAGGCGAGCTGTCGGAGGCGAACGATCAACTGCGACACTCCACCACCAAGGCGACCAAAGGATACGACAAAACACCGGTGGAAAAACTCCAGAAGCGAGTCACCGCAACGCACGAGAAGGCAGCCGCTGCAGCCGCCGATCCCGACTACGACCCGTTCGATGAATCGATCGATCACAGCCAAACTGCGACGCAGCGAGAATCCGTCGATATAACCGCGACGGTCGCTGCCGATCCGATCACGAAAACGCGCGGTGGGAACATCCACGCCGACGTCGTGATCCCGGACACGACCGAAGCCCGCGCGAAACTCGCTCGGATGCTCCTCTCTGAAGAGACGGAGTAA